The following coding sequences lie in one Bacteroides helcogenes P 36-108 genomic window:
- a CDS encoding SusC/RagA family TonB-linked outer membrane protein, with the protein MRKEIFSWKLMQLLTLCFMLFLSDLGAFAQNGITVRGNVQDANSKEPLIGVTIHEKGTTNGIITDMDGNFTLRVAPNAVVQISYVGYITQEIPAQKVGGTILMKEDSKTLDEVVVVGFGTQKKVNLTGSVATASAKDLEARPVANAVQALQGVIPGLNISNSGHGGELNATKSINIRGNGTVGKNSNGDAYANGSPLILIDGMEGDLNTVNPQDIESISVLKDAAASSIYGSRAPFGVVLVTTKAGKQGRPVINYNNSFRFNSPVKMPEMMNSWEFMNFFDDAQFNNTSKHLFTDPVQKQNIKDYLDGKLEPNNVAKANANGKWDYDNTWGNVDWLKEYYKDNSFAQEHNASISGGTEKFTYYMSGNILSQNGFLRYGTEHNKRYNLTGKISAQITDYVKLDYSSRYTRNEYDRPSVLWNDFYNNVQRRCRPVRPIYDPNGYYMSDINYIEALQNGGRQDEISEGLSQQLRVTVTPLKNWNIIGEFNFKSDNNWVHYDHKIIYSHYANNPEKTYAATMTGPSENKVYEKAYKSLFLNPNIYSNYNITLGKHSIAATAGMQIEQQKYRNVAAQRADMISLDQPVLNLTTSSKSYGIEGDLQEWANVGFFGRVNYDFDGRYLVEGNLRYDGSSRFRRDNRWTLSPSFSLGWNIAREAFWEPLADKISTLKLRASYGTLANANIYNLYPSYQTLTVTTANGGWPLNGVKPNTAQAPKLVTSTLTWEKIKSTNIGMDVAALNNRLTGSFDYFIRKTENMMGPGVELPATLGTDVPATNNTDMKTYGWELQLGWRDQIGDVKYGVRVNLSDSQSKILRYGNPTGSLSKYIEGELIGNIYGYTTIGIAKSDEEMQEHLATLPNGGQDALGNRWAAGDIMYADLNGDGKINNGSYTIDDMGDMKKIGNSTPRFMTGINLDASYKGWDVQMFWQGVLKRDWWAGDTNMAFWGVTDGEWWSTSFKDHLDYFRTSDHPLGENLDAYYPRPIFNTKNNKCQTRYLQSAAYMRLKNIQVGYTFPKVWVNKIMLQNLRVFVSGENLLTITSLSDTMDPETCGAGYQSNSNANGTVYPLSKTISFGLSVNF; encoded by the coding sequence ATGAGAAAAGAGATTTTTTCTTGGAAGTTGATGCAGTTGCTTACTCTCTGCTTCATGCTTTTCCTCTCTGATTTAGGGGCATTCGCCCAAAACGGCATTACCGTCAGAGGTAATGTGCAAGATGCCAACAGTAAGGAACCGCTGATTGGTGTCACCATTCATGAAAAAGGTACTACCAACGGAATTATTACCGACATGGACGGTAACTTCACATTAAGGGTTGCCCCGAATGCGGTGGTACAGATTTCTTACGTGGGTTACATCACACAGGAAATTCCGGCACAGAAAGTAGGCGGAACCATCTTGATGAAAGAAGACAGCAAGACGCTGGACGAAGTGGTCGTGGTAGGTTTCGGTACACAGAAGAAAGTGAACCTGACCGGCTCCGTAGCCACCGCCTCCGCCAAAGACCTCGAAGCACGCCCGGTAGCCAATGCCGTGCAGGCCTTGCAGGGTGTCATCCCCGGCCTGAACATCAGCAACAGCGGGCATGGCGGCGAGTTGAACGCCACCAAGAGCATCAACATCCGTGGTAACGGCACGGTAGGCAAGAACTCCAACGGTGACGCCTACGCCAACGGCTCTCCGCTTATCCTGATTGACGGCATGGAAGGCGACTTAAACACAGTCAACCCGCAGGACATCGAAAGCATCTCCGTGCTGAAGGATGCCGCCGCGTCTTCCATCTACGGTTCGCGCGCGCCATTCGGCGTGGTGCTGGTAACTACGAAAGCCGGCAAACAAGGCCGCCCCGTCATCAACTACAACAACAGTTTCCGCTTCAACTCACCCGTAAAGATGCCGGAGATGATGAACTCGTGGGAATTCATGAACTTCTTTGACGACGCACAGTTCAACAACACCAGTAAACATCTCTTTACTGACCCTGTCCAAAAACAGAATATAAAAGACTACTTGGACGGCAAACTGGAGCCCAACAACGTTGCCAAAGCAAACGCCAATGGCAAATGGGATTATGACAATACCTGGGGCAACGTGGACTGGCTGAAGGAGTATTACAAGGACAACTCTTTCGCACAGGAGCACAATGCCAGCATCAGTGGCGGAACCGAGAAATTCACCTATTACATGTCAGGCAACATCTTGAGCCAAAACGGCTTCTTACGATACGGAACAGAACACAACAAACGCTACAACCTGACCGGAAAGATTTCCGCCCAAATCACGGACTATGTGAAGCTGGACTACTCCAGCCGTTACACCCGCAACGAATACGATCGACCAAGTGTATTATGGAACGACTTCTACAATAATGTACAACGCCGTTGCCGCCCGGTACGTCCGATATACGACCCCAACGGATATTACATGTCCGACATCAACTACATCGAAGCTTTGCAGAACGGCGGCCGTCAGGATGAAATCAGCGAAGGACTGTCACAGCAACTGCGCGTCACCGTCACCCCGCTGAAGAACTGGAACATCATCGGAGAATTCAACTTCAAGAGCGATAACAATTGGGTGCACTACGACCACAAAATTATCTACTCACACTACGCCAACAACCCCGAAAAGACGTATGCCGCCACCATGACCGGACCGAGTGAAAACAAAGTATATGAAAAAGCTTACAAGTCGCTTTTCCTGAACCCGAACATCTACTCCAACTACAACATCACATTAGGCAAACACAGCATTGCCGCTACAGCCGGTATGCAGATAGAGCAACAGAAGTACCGTAACGTTGCCGCACAACGCGCCGACATGATTTCTCTGGACCAGCCGGTACTGAACCTGACTACCAGCAGCAAGTCCTATGGTATTGAGGGTGACTTGCAGGAATGGGCGAATGTAGGCTTCTTCGGCCGTGTAAACTACGACTTCGACGGACGTTACTTAGTGGAAGGCAACCTCCGCTACGACGGGTCTTCACGCTTCCGCCGCGACAACCGCTGGACACTCTCCCCCTCTTTCTCTTTAGGATGGAACATTGCCCGCGAAGCCTTTTGGGAACCTCTTGCCGACAAAATCTCTACCTTGAAGCTCCGTGCCTCTTACGGTACACTGGCCAATGCCAACATCTATAACCTCTATCCAAGCTACCAGACCCTGACAGTGACAACCGCCAACGGCGGATGGCCTCTGAACGGTGTCAAGCCGAACACAGCGCAAGCTCCGAAGCTGGTGACCTCCACCCTGACTTGGGAAAAAATCAAAAGCACCAACATCGGTATGGACGTAGCCGCCTTGAACAACCGTCTGACCGGATCTTTCGACTACTTCATCCGTAAGACCGAGAACATGATGGGTCCCGGTGTAGAGCTGCCCGCCACCTTGGGAACGGATGTACCCGCCACCAACAACACCGATATGAAGACTTACGGTTGGGAACTCCAACTGGGCTGGCGCGACCAGATAGGCGACGTGAAGTACGGCGTCCGAGTGAACCTCTCCGACTCGCAGAGCAAAATCCTGCGCTACGGCAATCCCACCGGAAGCCTCTCCAAATATATAGAAGGCGAGCTTATCGGAAATATCTACGGCTATACCACCATCGGCATTGCCAAGAGCGACGAAGAGATGCAAGAGCACCTCGCTACCTTGCCTAACGGCGGACAAGACGCATTGGGCAACAGATGGGCTGCCGGCGACATCATGTATGCCGACCTCAACGGTGACGGCAAGATAAACAACGGCAGCTACACCATAGACGATATGGGCGACATGAAGAAGATAGGCAACAGCACTCCGCGCTTCATGACAGGCATCAATCTGGACGCCTCTTACAAAGGATGGGACGTGCAGATGTTCTGGCAAGGCGTGCTGAAACGCGACTGGTGGGCAGGCGATACGAACATGGCCTTCTGGGGTGTGACCGACGGTGAATGGTGGTCCACTTCGTTCAAAGATCACCTCGATTACTTCCGTACCAGCGACCATCCGCTTGGCGAAAACCTGGATGCCTACTATCCCCGCCCCATCTTCAACACCAAAAACAACAAATGCCAGACCCGCTACTTACAGAGCGCTGCTTATATGCGCCTAAAGAATATCCAAGTAGGTTATACCTTCCCCAAAGTATGGGTCAACAAGATTATGTTGCAAAACCTGCGTGTATTTGTCTCCGGCGAAAACCTGCTGACCATCACCAGCCTCAGCGACACCATGGACCCCGAAACTTGCGGAGCAGGCTATCAAAGCAACTCGAATGCCAACGGAACCGTATATCCGCTGTCTAAGACTATATCATTCGGTTTAAGTGTTAACTTCTAA
- a CDS encoding RagB/SusD family nutrient uptake outer membrane protein, producing the protein MRTIKYKNILKSLLMGCTLLAATACDDYLDITPPSSVSPETYLVEESQLAAYTIKYYTDNFPSLNNLYGAELATDNATTRSSNNRYLIGEWKVGASGGDWEFNRIYEMNYFINNAEKNLEAGIIKGDATNIKHYIGEGYFIRAYQYFYRMRKLGDFPIVKEVLPDNQEVLAKASERRPRNEVARFILEDLDKAISYLTNNPDGGKARITKNAALVLKARVALFEATWEKYHAGTALVPNGSGWPGAEKEYNKGYQFPSGSAENEVAFFLDQAIDASKQVADAVQLTPNNSSIQQSASEPANDYYDMFASTNPNGYSEVLMYRPYSRDLSIGTDYNHHLYYGYARGYTHQMEQSFLMKNGLPVYAAGSGYKGDDYIGDTKIDRDDRWRLFMKAPGEVKTFINSPSPEKFSKTPEIYTDQVKYSTATGYLIGKGYSHDLLDQDLNKDQTAAVMFRAAEAYITYIEAYYEKNHTLDANADKYWRAIRKRAGVDEDYNKTIAATDMAKEALYDWGAYSKGTLLTDATLFNIRRERRDEFIGEGYRYDDLLRWRAMDQLNGFQIEGFKLWGPIIEDYKTAFSALVNPNKPELGTQFDKLLVYGKGDKENTISSPELSTYLRPYQVSKGGLYYNGLFFCQAHYLSPIALSHFLITASDGETVSTSPIYQNPGWPIKANEAAER; encoded by the coding sequence ATGAGAACTATTAAATACAAGAATATACTGAAAAGCCTGCTGATGGGATGCACCCTGCTGGCAGCAACCGCTTGTGACGACTATCTGGACATCACACCACCTTCAAGCGTATCGCCCGAAACTTACCTGGTAGAAGAAAGCCAGTTGGCTGCCTACACCATCAAGTATTATACAGACAACTTTCCTTCACTGAACAATCTTTACGGTGCGGAACTGGCTACCGATAACGCCACCACCCGCAGCAGCAACAACCGTTACCTCATCGGCGAATGGAAAGTCGGCGCAAGCGGTGGCGACTGGGAGTTCAACCGCATCTACGAGATGAACTACTTCATCAACAATGCCGAGAAGAACCTGGAAGCAGGTATCATCAAGGGTGATGCCACCAACATCAAGCATTACATCGGTGAAGGGTACTTCATCCGTGCTTACCAATACTTCTACCGGATGCGCAAACTCGGTGATTTCCCCATTGTCAAGGAAGTATTGCCCGACAATCAGGAAGTGCTGGCCAAAGCCTCCGAACGCCGCCCGCGCAACGAAGTGGCACGCTTCATCCTCGAAGATTTGGATAAAGCCATCAGCTACCTGACCAACAATCCCGACGGCGGCAAAGCCCGCATCACCAAGAATGCGGCACTGGTACTGAAAGCCCGCGTAGCCCTCTTTGAAGCCACTTGGGAAAAGTATCATGCCGGAACAGCCCTCGTGCCCAACGGCAGCGGATGGCCGGGAGCAGAGAAGGAATACAACAAAGGCTACCAATTCCCCAGCGGAAGTGCGGAGAATGAAGTGGCATTCTTCCTCGACCAAGCCATTGATGCTTCCAAGCAAGTGGCTGATGCCGTACAGTTGACGCCCAACAACAGTTCCATTCAGCAAAGTGCCAGTGAACCAGCCAACGATTATTACGACATGTTTGCCAGCACCAATCCCAACGGATATTCCGAGGTGCTGATGTATCGCCCTTACAGCCGCGACCTGAGCATCGGCACGGACTACAACCACCACCTTTATTATGGCTACGCCCGCGGCTACACGCACCAGATGGAGCAGTCCTTCCTGATGAAGAACGGCCTGCCCGTCTATGCCGCAGGCAGTGGCTACAAGGGGGATGACTACATTGGTGATACGAAAATTGACCGTGACGACCGCTGGCGTCTCTTCATGAAAGCTCCGGGTGAAGTGAAGACCTTTATCAACAGCCCTTCTCCCGAAAAGTTCTCCAAGACCCCGGAAATCTATACCGATCAGGTGAAGTATTCCACCGCTACGGGTTATCTGATAGGCAAAGGCTACTCCCACGACCTGCTGGACCAGGACTTGAACAAAGACCAGACCGCAGCCGTCATGTTCCGCGCAGCGGAAGCTTACATCACCTACATCGAAGCTTATTACGAGAAGAACCATACGCTGGATGCCAATGCCGACAAGTACTGGCGTGCCATCCGCAAACGTGCAGGCGTGGACGAAGACTACAACAAGACCATCGCCGCCACCGATATGGCCAAGGAAGCCCTCTACGACTGGGGAGCTTACTCTAAAGGCACATTGCTGACGGACGCAACGCTGTTCAACATCCGCCGCGAACGCCGCGACGAATTTATCGGCGAAGGCTACCGCTATGACGACCTCCTGCGCTGGCGTGCCATGGACCAACTGAACGGCTTCCAGATAGAAGGCTTCAAGCTGTGGGGACCCATCATCGAAGACTACAAGACGGCCTTCTCCGCTTTGGTAAATCCTAACAAGCCGGAATTGGGCACGCAGTTCGACAAGCTGCTGGTATATGGCAAAGGGGATAAGGAGAACACCATCTCCTCACCGGAGCTGAGCACCTACCTGCGCCCCTACCAAGTGTCCAAAGGCGGACTGTATTACAACGGCCTGTTCTTCTGCCAGGCACACTACCTGTCTCCCATCGCCCTAAGCCACTTCCTGATTACCGCCTCCGACGGTGAAACAGTAAGCACCTCCCCCATTTACCAGAATCCGGGATGGCCCATCAAGGCAAACGAGGCAGCCGAAAGATAA
- a CDS encoding transcriptional regulator: MKREHFFFSLLLFLLASVSANAGWQYPVTNYTRHVYQAGTQNWMLTQHDNGWIYIANNKGLLEFDGTNWHTYSVRNAKLRAVKKGDDGRIYVGGISQFGYFEPDKLGGLHYQELSDSLLTHLNIGVVRNILVDGAHVYFQADRYIYYPGDGKTEYVDYKNQISASALFNHKLYVASEEGLFVLNGKNFIPVAGTEQTRKLKIVAMLPYKNNLLLLTRSDGIFMYDGLNLRKYITPIEDFLLQKQMYGAHVRGSLLALGSVQDGVCLLDLETGKAKRISTDYGLQNKTVHGLLFDADGNLWLALDNGIDYVHLNSRLSSLHGGSSQIGSGYASCYYRESLYLGTNQGVYRTALHDIPGEKDVPMEFVRGTEGQIWSFLSYDDRLFCASDDGVFLIGDGGCTEKVGDIKGVRSLVPLPNRTDVLIAGTYGVNRGLYLLMKQQNRWVVAAKIENCDISCKSLLAESSTLLWVTNKGRGVFRLFLSDDLRRVRQEKKYNNFPIDYDAHLSWIGNEITVASHYGLWRFDRAKDSLVEYHEMERLLDGRVAYTYISEDAGHNIWYAAGGILKLLRYEMDKKAYPRRPECFLKGALVENFESVSVVDGSAFISTEDGFSKLELSPVSAERDHLYLQIRRVYLTGRRDSLIYGRSYRYRDEKVVIPYAYNSLRIEYSVSDYGSSQPTLFSYCLNRDGEEGHWSEYSENYTKEFTALHEGKYTFSVRLMTDSIDKPLVTSFTFEILPPWYRTWWSYLAYAVAATLLLYYVYRRIMDSRKHLLMQKELELYRQKQKFKKESELKDQTIDSLKEENLQSELRHKSEELVQTTLNIVRKNEMLLDLKKGVDSISHSLNENDPASLRRRIVRLQGQIATNIEHDDDLQAFQATFDSVHHDFFRHLEEAYPTLNNKEKLLCAYIQMNLLTKEIAPLLNISVRGVEISRYRLRKKLGLEERDSLAEFLRRFSK, translated from the coding sequence ATGAAGCGAGAACACTTTTTCTTTTCTCTCCTTTTGTTTTTGTTGGCAAGTGTCTCGGCAAATGCCGGCTGGCAATATCCCGTTACGAACTATACCCGGCATGTTTATCAGGCAGGAACCCAAAACTGGATGCTGACACAGCATGACAACGGATGGATTTACATAGCAAACAACAAAGGTCTGCTGGAGTTTGATGGCACAAACTGGCACACTTATTCCGTGCGCAATGCCAAGTTACGGGCAGTAAAGAAAGGTGATGACGGAAGAATTTATGTCGGTGGAATCAGTCAATTCGGTTATTTTGAACCTGATAAACTGGGCGGATTGCATTATCAGGAGTTGTCCGACAGCCTGCTGACTCATCTCAATATCGGTGTAGTCAGAAACATTCTGGTGGACGGAGCACATGTCTATTTCCAGGCAGACCGTTACATCTATTATCCGGGAGACGGGAAGACTGAATATGTCGATTACAAAAACCAGATTTCCGCTTCCGCGCTTTTCAACCACAAGCTGTATGTTGCTTCGGAAGAGGGGCTGTTTGTACTGAACGGCAAGAACTTTATCCCGGTAGCAGGAACGGAGCAGACCCGTAAGCTCAAGATTGTAGCCATGCTTCCTTATAAGAATAATCTTTTGCTGCTGACGCGCAGTGACGGAATCTTCATGTACGATGGGCTCAACTTGCGGAAATACATTACTCCCATTGAAGATTTTCTTTTGCAGAAGCAGATGTATGGTGCACATGTCCGTGGCTCCCTGCTGGCATTGGGCTCCGTGCAGGACGGAGTATGCCTGCTGGACCTGGAGACAGGAAAGGCGAAGCGGATTTCCACTGACTATGGATTGCAGAATAAAACGGTGCACGGGCTGCTGTTCGATGCGGATGGTAATCTCTGGCTGGCATTGGACAACGGCATCGACTATGTGCATCTCAACTCCCGCCTCTCATCCCTTCATGGAGGCAGTTCGCAGATAGGTTCCGGATATGCTTCCTGCTACTATCGGGAATCCCTTTATTTGGGAACCAATCAGGGTGTCTATCGCACGGCACTCCACGATATTCCGGGGGAGAAAGATGTCCCGATGGAGTTTGTCAGAGGGACGGAAGGGCAGATATGGTCGTTTCTGTCCTACGACGACAGGCTGTTCTGTGCTTCGGATGACGGCGTTTTCTTGATCGGTGACGGCGGCTGCACGGAGAAGGTGGGCGATATCAAAGGTGTGCGTAGCCTTGTGCCCCTACCCAACCGCACTGATGTATTGATAGCCGGCACGTATGGAGTGAACCGGGGGCTTTACTTGCTGATGAAACAACAGAACCGTTGGGTGGTGGCAGCGAAGATAGAGAACTGTGACATTTCTTGCAAAAGTCTGTTGGCAGAGAGTTCCACGCTGCTGTGGGTCACAAACAAGGGGAGGGGCGTTTTCCGACTGTTTCTTTCGGACGATCTGCGCCGGGTGAGGCAGGAAAAGAAATACAACAATTTTCCCATTGACTATGATGCCCATCTCTCGTGGATTGGCAATGAAATAACGGTTGCTTCCCATTACGGGCTGTGGCGGTTCGATCGGGCGAAGGACAGCTTGGTGGAATATCATGAAATGGAGCGTCTGCTCGATGGGAGAGTGGCATATACCTATATATCCGAGGATGCCGGACACAACATCTGGTATGCGGCAGGAGGTATTCTTAAATTGCTGCGTTATGAGATGGACAAGAAGGCGTATCCACGCCGGCCTGAGTGCTTTCTGAAAGGAGCGCTGGTCGAGAACTTCGAGAGTGTGTCAGTGGTGGACGGCAGTGCCTTCATCAGTACGGAAGACGGGTTTTCCAAGCTGGAATTGTCTCCTGTCTCTGCCGAAAGGGATCATTTGTATCTGCAAATTCGCCGCGTATATCTCACGGGGCGTCGGGACTCGCTGATATACGGGCGCAGTTACCGTTACCGTGATGAGAAGGTAGTTATTCCCTACGCATACAATTCACTTCGTATAGAATATAGCGTGAGCGATTATGGTTCATCCCAACCCACTCTTTTCTCCTACTGCCTGAATCGTGATGGTGAAGAAGGCCATTGGAGCGAATACAGTGAAAATTATACGAAGGAGTTCACTGCCCTGCACGAAGGAAAATACACTTTTAGCGTAAGGTTGATGACAGACAGTATTGACAAGCCGTTGGTCACTTCCTTTACTTTTGAGATTCTTCCGCCGTGGTATCGTACTTGGTGGAGCTATCTGGCCTATGCCGTGGCGGCAACTCTCCTGCTGTACTATGTTTACCGGCGCATCATGGACAGCCGCAAACATCTGCTGATGCAGAAAGAGCTGGAACTTTACCGTCAGAAACAGAAATTCAAGAAAGAGAGTGAACTGAAAGACCAGACGATTGACTCCTTGAAAGAGGAGAATTTGCAGTCCGAGTTGCGGCACAAGTCGGAAGAACTGGTACAGACCACCCTGAACATCGTGCGGAAGAACGAGATGCTTCTGGATCTCAAAAAAGGTGTGGACAGCATTTCCCATTCTCTCAACGAGAACGATCCGGCATCGCTCCGCCGTCGGATAGTGCGATTGCAGGGACAGATTGCGACGAACATCGAACATGATGATGATTTGCAAGCGTTTCAAGCCACCTTCGACTCCGTACATCATGATTTCTTCAGGCATCTGGAAGAAGCCTATCCCACACTAAATAATAAGGAGAAACTGCTTTGCGCCTACATTCAGATGAACCTGCTCACCAAAGAAATCGCTCCGCTGCTGAATATTTCCGTGCGTGGCGTGGAGATCAGCCGCTACCGCCTACGCAAGAAGTTGGGTCTGGAGGAGAGAGATAGTTTGGCGGAATTCCTGCGACGGTTCTCCAAATAA